One Vigna unguiculata cultivar IT97K-499-35 chromosome 7, ASM411807v1, whole genome shotgun sequence genomic region harbors:
- the LOC114189848 gene encoding cyclase-like protein 2 produces the protein MNSLSLFAILCLISVQSIAISANSAAYPSIPGADAKDGCPLRGESRDALIPPRREVYDNGRVFDISHRYVPELPVWESTEGLGQDFLWLTTSIKNESRANNSKFKLGAHTGTHVDAPGHFYDHYYDAGFDVDSLDLTLLNGLALLIDTPRDKNITAEVMKSLNIPKGVRRVLFRTLNTDRRLMFKKEFDTSYVGFKEDGAKWLIQNTDIKLVGIDYLSAAAYDHSVESHLAFLASREIILVEGLKLDDVPAGVYSLSCLPLRLVHSEASPIRCILIT, from the exons ATGAACTCTCTATCACTCTTTGCCATCCTCTGCTTAATTTCGGTGCAATCCATCGCCATCTCTGCGAACTCCGCCGCGTATCCTTCCATCCCCGGCGCGGACGCTAAAGATGGGTGCCCCCTCCGCGGGGAGAGCCGCGACGCTCTGATTCCTCCGCGGCGAGAAGTGTACGACAACGGGCGAGTCTTCGACATCAGCCACAGGTACGTGCCTGAGTTGCCGGTTTGGGAGTCGACGGAGGGGCTCGGGCAAGACTTTCTCTGGCTTACAACTAGCATTAAGAATGAGTCGCGCGCTAACAACTCCAAATTCAAGCTCGGTGCTCACACCGGCACTCATGTCGACGCGCCCGGTCACTTTTACGACCATTACTATGACGCCGGCTTTGATGTTGACTCGCTCGACCTAACACTGCTCAACG GCCTTGCACTTTTGATTGATACTCCACGGGATAAAAACATAACGG CTGAGGTTATGAAGTCCTTGAATATCCCTAAAGGTGTGCGTCGCGTGCTTTTCAGAACTTTAAATACCGACAG GCGACTCATGTTTAAGAAAGAATTTGATACAAGCTATGTGGGATTCAAGGAGGATGGTGCAAAATGGCTAATACAGAACACTGACATCAAACTTGTAG GAATTGATTACTTATCTGCTGCTGCTTATGATCACTCGGTTGAATCTCATCTTGCTTTTCTGGCAAGCAGG GAGATCATTCTCGTGGAAGGCTTGAAACTTGATGATGTCCCAGCAGGAGTATATTCACTCAGTTGCTTGCCTCTTAGATTGGTTCACTCTGAGGCATCACCAATACGATGCATTCTGATCACATGA